The sequence below is a genomic window from Candidatus Methylomirabilota bacterium.
CGCGGGGGCCATCGTGGTGGGAAAGACGAACACCCCGGAGTTCGGCGCGGGCGGCAACACCTTCAACGCCGTCTTCGGCGCGACCCGCAATCCCTGGGATCCGCGCCTCACCTGCGGTGGCTCGAGCGGCGGCGCGGCCGTCGCCCTCGCCACCGGGATGGGGCCCCTCGCCCAGGGCAGCGATCTGGGGGGCTCGCTCCGCCTCCCGGCCGCCTTCTGCGGCGTGGTTGGCTTCCGGACCACCGCCGGCCTCGTCCCTGTCTATCCCAAGGAGCTCGCCTGGGATTCCCTGAGCGTGACCGGGCCCATGGCGCGGACCGTCGCCGACACGGCGCTGATGCTGGCCGTGGTCGCCGGTCCCGACGACCGTGCTCCGCTCTCCTATGCCGTGGACACCCGCGAGTTCCCTCGCGCGGTGCGAGCGCCGTCCATCCGGGGATGGCGCGTGGCGTGGAGCCCGGATCTCAACGGCCTCCTCCCGGTCGAGCCCGAGGTGACGCGGGTGACCGAGGACGCGACGCGCGTCCTTCGCGCGCTCGGCGCCCGCGTGGACGCGGCCTGCCCGGACTTCGGCGAGGTGCCCGAGATCGTGCTGGCCACCCGGGGCGTCTCGATGGTGGCGCTCCACGCCGACAAGCTCTCCCGGTGGCGGTCCGAGATGCAGCCGGGCCTGGTCTGGAACGTCGAGCAGGGACTTCAGCTCACGCCCGAGGCGATCGCGCGGGGGGAGCGGCTCCGAACGGCGCTCTG
It includes:
- a CDS encoding amidase; protein product: MADRDLCFTPAAELVRLFRARKASPLEVMHAVLARIDALNPGLNAYVTVARDSALQAARAATRALRRRSALPPLHGVPVSIKDLTPTRGIRTTWGSRIFEHHVPDEDALVVQRLKAAGAIVVGKTNTPEFGAGGNTFNAVFGATRNPWDPRLTCGGSSGGAAVALATGMGPLAQGSDLGGSLRLPAAFCGVVGFRTTAGLVPVYPKELAWDSLSVTGPMARTVADTALMLAVVAGPDDRAPLSYAVDTREFPRAVRAPSIRGWRVAWSPDLNGLLPVEPEVTRVTEDATRVLRALGARVDAACPDFGEVPEIVLATRGVSMVALHADKLSRWRSEMQPGLVWNVEQGLQLTPEAIARGERLRTALWHRVRSFLERYDLLVLPTAPVEPFPVEQPYPTEINGKPLEHYIQWAFLTYAITLTGLPAISVPCGMTRRGLPVGLQLVGRRRQEAAVLRAAAAFEAAAPWMDRIPPIVTARAR